Proteins from a genomic interval of Aureimonas sp. AU20:
- a CDS encoding ABC transporter permease: MAPRFVPRREPSRTMLFATPVLAVVLTLVVGAVVFTLLGYDGFGAVREIFVTPLFNPYRWQDLLVKAAPLALIAVGLSVGFRANVWNIGAEGQYVMGGLAGTGVALLTLEMTGPWILPFMVVAGIVGGVVWAAIPALLRTALGVSEILSSLMLNYVAIQILYYLMRGPWKDPMGFNFPQTAMFSADQTLPFVVPGTLIHLGIPVALAVALALWFAVSRTVAGFQVRVVGLSPQAARYGGFRENRVVWMTLALGGALAGLAGIFEAAGPFGQMVPAFPVGYGFTAIIVAFLGRLHPIGIVLAALVLALTYVGGESAQTAIGLPAAAIGVFQAMMLFFLLAVDVLVRYRLALGGSGGLGGPAPATLAPPAGAATLPEANKAKGEVTA, from the coding sequence ATGGCTCCGCGCTTCGTTCCCCGGCGCGAGCCGAGCCGCACCATGCTCTTTGCGACGCCCGTGCTCGCGGTGGTGCTGACGCTCGTTGTCGGCGCCGTTGTTTTCACGCTGCTCGGCTATGACGGGTTCGGCGCCGTGCGCGAGATCTTCGTCACACCCCTGTTCAACCCCTATCGCTGGCAGGACCTTCTGGTAAAGGCCGCGCCCTTGGCGCTGATTGCCGTCGGCCTTTCGGTCGGCTTTCGCGCCAATGTCTGGAATATCGGCGCCGAGGGGCAATACGTCATGGGCGGCCTCGCCGGCACCGGTGTCGCGCTTCTTACGCTCGAGATGACCGGCCCCTGGATCCTGCCGTTCATGGTCGTGGCCGGCATCGTCGGCGGCGTGGTCTGGGCGGCGATCCCGGCGCTTCTGCGCACCGCGCTCGGCGTCTCGGAAATCCTGTCCAGCCTGATGCTGAACTACGTCGCGATCCAGATTCTCTATTATCTCATGCGCGGCCCGTGGAAGGACCCGATGGGGTTCAACTTCCCGCAGACGGCCATGTTCTCGGCCGACCAGACCCTGCCCTTCGTGGTGCCGGGCACGCTGATCCATCTCGGCATTCCTGTGGCTCTCGCTGTGGCGCTGGCGCTCTGGTTCGCCGTGTCGCGTACGGTGGCGGGCTTTCAGGTCCGCGTCGTCGGCCTCAGCCCGCAGGCGGCGCGCTATGGCGGCTTTCGCGAGAACCGGGTGGTCTGGATGACGCTGGCCCTTGGCGGCGCGTTGGCCGGGCTGGCCGGCATTTTCGAGGCGGCAGGACCCTTCGGCCAGATGGTCCCCGCCTTTCCCGTCGGCTACGGCTTCACCGCCATCATCGTCGCCTTTCTCGGCCGGCTGCATCCGATCGGCATCGTTTTGGCCGCCCTCGTCCTGGCGCTGACCTATGTCGGCGGCGAAAGTGCGCAGACCGCGATCGGCCTGCCGGCGGCGGCGATCGGCGTGTTCCAGGCCATGATGCTGTTCTTCCTGCTCGCGGTGGACGTTCTGGTGCGCTACCGGCTGGCGCTCGGCGGCTCCGGCGGGCTAGGCGGCCCCGCGCCCGCGACGCTGGCGCCCCCGGCGGGCGCGGCGACGCTGCCCGAAGCGAACAAGGCGAAGGGCGAGGTGACGGCATGA
- a CDS encoding ABC transporter permease, which translates to MNEALVVAIIVAIVTSATPILIAALGELVVEKSGVLNLGVEGMMLIGAVTGFIVSVTTGVPALGALGGMAAAAAASLIFAFLTLTLTANQVATGLALTIFGTGVSALAGASFVGITTPIFGPVFPASLSTDPIWRVLFGYSPIVYASFALTFAVWWFLKHSRAGLVLRAVGESDASAHSIGYPVLKVRYCAVLFGGAMAGLAGAYYSLVLTPMWAERLTAGRGWIAIALVVFASWRPGRLLLGAYLFGAVITLELQAKAAGWSLFAPEFLTSLPYLATILVLALISGRARTRSAAPACLGKPFRASA; encoded by the coding sequence ATGAACGAAGCGCTCGTCGTCGCCATCATCGTCGCCATCGTTACCTCCGCCACGCCCATCCTGATCGCGGCGCTGGGCGAACTGGTGGTGGAGAAGTCGGGCGTCCTCAATCTCGGCGTCGAGGGCATGATGCTGATCGGCGCCGTCACCGGCTTCATCGTGTCGGTGACGACCGGCGTGCCGGCCCTGGGCGCGCTGGGCGGCATGGCGGCGGCGGCCGCCGCCTCGCTGATCTTCGCTTTCCTGACGCTGACCCTTACCGCCAACCAGGTCGCGACCGGTCTGGCGCTCACCATCTTCGGCACCGGCGTCTCGGCGCTGGCGGGCGCCTCCTTCGTGGGCATCACCACGCCGATCTTCGGCCCGGTCTTTCCCGCTTCGCTCAGCACCGATCCGATCTGGCGCGTCCTGTTCGGCTATTCGCCGATCGTCTACGCCTCCTTCGCGCTGACCTTCGCGGTCTGGTGGTTCCTCAAGCACTCTCGCGCCGGCCTCGTGCTCCGCGCCGTGGGGGAGAGCGACGCCTCGGCCCATTCGATCGGCTATCCCGTTCTCAAGGTGCGCTATTGCGCGGTGCTGTTCGGCGGCGCCATGGCGGGGCTGGCCGGCGCCTACTATTCGCTGGTGCTGACCCCGATGTGGGCCGAGCGGCTGACCGCCGGGCGCGGCTGGATCGCCATCGCGCTCGTGGTCTTCGCCTCCTGGCGGCCGGGCCGGCTGCTGCTCGGCGCCTATCTCTTCGGCGCCGTCATCACGCTGGAACTGCAGGCCAAGGCGGCCGGCTGGTCGCTCTTTGCGCCCGAGTTCCTGACCAGCCTTCCGTATCTCGCGACGATCCTCGTCCTCGCCCTCATCTCGGGCCGGGCGCGCACCCGCAGCGCCGCGCCCGCCTGCCTCGGCAAACCCTTCCGGGCCTCGGCCTGA
- a CDS encoding BMP family ABC transporter substrate-binding protein, whose translation MILLNRRQVLLGGAALAATLAIGAPAFAQVKDRPVKAAFVYVGPIGDFGYSFAHDQGRKYLAEKLGDKVQTSYVENVAEGPDAERVIRQLAQDGNDIIFATSFGFMNPTLKVAKQFPNVKFEHATGYQTAPNMSAYNSRFYQGRAVLGTIAGMMSKSGKAGYVASFPIPEVVMGINAFTLAARKVNPKFETQVVWVNSWYDPAKEAQAASALFDQGADVITQHTDSPGPLQEAEKRGAIAFGQAWDMTNFAPKAHMTAIVDQWGPYYVSRVQAVMDGTWKRSDVWLGMKEGEVEMAPFNAAMPDNVKAAAQKIVDETKAGTFEIFTGPIKDQSGAEKIAAGTVVPDADLLKMDWYVEGVRN comes from the coding sequence ATGATCCTTCTCAATCGCCGTCAGGTTCTTCTCGGGGGCGCCGCGCTCGCCGCCACGCTGGCTATCGGCGCGCCCGCCTTCGCCCAGGTGAAGGACCGCCCGGTGAAGGCCGCCTTCGTCTATGTCGGCCCGATCGGCGATTTCGGCTATTCCTTCGCCCATGACCAGGGCCGCAAGTATCTGGCCGAAAAGCTCGGCGACAAGGTGCAGACGAGCTATGTCGAGAACGTCGCCGAAGGGCCGGACGCCGAGCGCGTCATCCGCCAGCTCGCGCAGGACGGCAACGACATCATCTTCGCCACCTCCTTCGGCTTCATGAACCCGACGCTGAAGGTCGCCAAGCAGTTCCCGAACGTGAAGTTCGAGCACGCCACGGGCTACCAGACCGCGCCCAACATGAGCGCCTACAATTCGCGCTTCTACCAGGGCCGCGCCGTGCTGGGCACGATCGCCGGTATGATGTCGAAGTCCGGCAAGGCCGGCTACGTCGCCTCCTTCCCGATCCCGGAGGTCGTGATGGGCATCAACGCCTTCACGCTCGCCGCCCGCAAGGTGAACCCGAAGTTCGAAACGCAGGTCGTCTGGGTCAATTCCTGGTACGACCCGGCCAAGGAAGCGCAGGCCGCCTCGGCCCTGTTCGACCAGGGCGCCGACGTCATCACCCAGCACACCGACTCGCCCGGCCCCTTGCAGGAAGCCGAGAAGCGCGGCGCCATCGCCTTCGGTCAGGCCTGGGACATGACGAACTTCGCGCCCAAAGCCCATATGACGGCGATCGTCGACCAGTGGGGCCCGTACTATGTCAGCCGCGTTCAGGCGGTGATGGACGGCACCTGGAAGCGCAGCGACGTCTGGCTCGGCATGAAGGAAGGCGAGGTCGAGATGGCCCCGTTCAATGCCGCGATGCCAGACAACGTGAAGGCCGCCGCGCAGAAGATCGTCGACGAGACCAAGGCCGGCACGTTCGAGATCTTCACCGGCCCGATCAAGGATCAGTCCGGCGCCGAGAAGATCGCCGCCGGAACGGTCGTGCCGGATGCGGACCTTCTGAAGATGGACTGGTACGTCGAAGGCGTGCGCAACTAA
- a CDS encoding urate hydroxylase PuuD, which translates to MWTYFAEWLQFAVRWVHVVTAIAWIGSSFYFIALDLGLRRPHGAPLVGVGGEAWQVHGGGFYHIQKYMVAPPHMPEDLTWFKWESYATWLSGAALLFLIYYLGADLYLIDPARADLPAWGATLIGIAGLALGWVVYDAICKSPLGKNDSTLLGIVFVYVVAASFVFSQLFSGRGAMLHTGAMIATIMTANVAMLIIPNQKIVVADLKAGRSPDPRLGAAAKQRSLHNNYLTLPVIFLMLSNHYPLAFATEWNWAIAGLVLLIGAVVRHFFNTKHKTGQHLWWCWAVAGVLFVLVITLSGAPGWRASTADVASSTNSSLDFPADPQLALARSPLFPEAESIVQSRCSMCHARKPLWPGIGHAPKAVLLENGRDIVLNASLIERQAVRSHAMPPGNITGLEPEERLTLSRWLESGSGRFRP; encoded by the coding sequence ATGTGGACCTATTTCGCCGAATGGCTGCAATTCGCCGTGCGCTGGGTGCATGTCGTCACCGCAATCGCCTGGATCGGCTCGTCCTTCTACTTCATCGCCCTCGACCTCGGCCTGCGCAGGCCGCATGGCGCGCCCTTGGTGGGCGTCGGCGGCGAGGCCTGGCAGGTCCATGGCGGCGGCTTCTACCACATCCAGAAATACATGGTCGCCCCGCCGCACATGCCGGAGGACCTGACCTGGTTCAAATGGGAAAGCTACGCCACCTGGCTGTCGGGCGCGGCGCTCCTGTTCCTCATCTATTATCTCGGGGCCGATCTCTATCTCATCGACCCCGCTCGCGCCGACCTGCCGGCCTGGGGCGCGACGCTGATCGGCATTGCCGGCCTCGCGCTCGGCTGGGTCGTCTATGACGCGATCTGCAAGTCGCCGCTCGGAAAGAACGATTCCACGCTGCTCGGCATCGTCTTCGTCTATGTCGTGGCGGCCAGCTTCGTGTTCAGCCAGCTCTTTTCGGGGCGCGGCGCCATGCTGCACACCGGCGCCATGATCGCGACGATCATGACCGCCAATGTCGCCATGCTGATCATCCCCAACCAGAAGATCGTGGTGGCGGACCTCAAGGCCGGGCGCTCGCCCGACCCGCGCCTCGGCGCGGCGGCCAAGCAGCGCTCGCTGCACAACAACTATCTGACGCTGCCCGTCATCTTCCTCATGCTCTCCAACCACTATCCGCTCGCCTTCGCGACGGAGTGGAACTGGGCGATCGCCGGGCTGGTGCTGCTGATCGGCGCCGTGGTGCGCCATTTCTTCAACACCAAGCATAAGACGGGGCAGCATCTCTGGTGGTGCTGGGCCGTGGCGGGCGTGCTCTTCGTCCTCGTCATCACGCTTTCGGGCGCGCCGGGCTGGCGCGCCTCGACGGCGGACGTCGCGTCCTCCACCAATTCCAGCCTCGACTTTCCCGCCGATCCGCAATTGGCGCTGGCGCGCTCGCCGCTCTTCCCGGAGGCGGAATCCATCGTCCAGTCGCGCTGCTCCATGTGCCATGCACGCAAGCCGCTCTGGCCCGGCATCGGCCATGCGCCCAAAGCCGTGCTTCTGGAAAACGGCCGCGACATCGTGCTGAACGCCTCGCTGATCGAGCGGCAGGCCGTGCGCTCGCATGCCATGCCGCCCGGCAACATCACCGGCCTCGAGCCCGAGGAGCGGCTGACGCTCTCGCGCTGGCTGGAGTCCGGCAGCGGCCGCTTTCGCCCCTGA
- the guaD gene encoding guanine deaminase: MTDILFPQGGTLALRARVLSYEVQHLAPGQTPAARFIEDGLVVVRDGSIEAVGEAGDLLPTLSPDLSVTDYRPFLLTAGFIDPHLHMPQTQVIASYGTELMEWLAKYTFPEESRYGDPAVADAAAQFLLHELLRNGTTTAVAFCTSHPQSAESFFAESARLGLRMIGGKVMMDRNAPPALTDTPERAHDETLALVQRWHGAGRLEVALSPRFAPTSSEAQLEVAGALAEAHPDMAIQTHLSENLGEIAFVKELFPWAEDYTAIYERYGLVRRRALFGHCIHLSERERAALADHQATAVFCPTSNLFLGSGLFDRDAALAAGLRMGLATDIGGGTSYSMLQTAGEGYKVLALRGQRLPGHAAFYMMTAGNADAIGFGHRIGQVAPGFEADLTLLDARATPALRQRAERIETLEEELFALATLGDDRCVVATYAAGRRLHARGVSEPPPLAHGGLAGPSS, translated from the coding sequence ATGACCGACATTCTCTTTCCCCAAGGCGGCACGCTCGCCCTGCGCGCGCGCGTCCTGTCCTACGAGGTGCAGCACCTCGCCCCCGGCCAGACGCCGGCCGCCCGCTTCATCGAGGACGGGCTCGTGGTCGTGCGCGACGGCTCGATCGAGGCCGTGGGCGAGGCCGGCGACCTGCTGCCGACCCTGTCGCCCGATCTCTCCGTCACCGACTACCGGCCCTTCCTGCTGACGGCGGGCTTCATCGACCCGCATCTGCACATGCCGCAGACCCAGGTCATCGCCTCCTACGGCACGGAGCTGATGGAATGGCTGGCCAAATACACGTTCCCCGAAGAGTCCCGCTACGGCGACCCCGCGGTGGCGGACGCGGCGGCGCAGTTCCTGCTGCATGAACTCCTGCGCAACGGCACGACCACGGCGGTCGCCTTCTGCACCTCGCATCCGCAGTCGGCCGAAAGCTTCTTCGCGGAAAGCGCCCGGCTCGGCCTTCGCATGATCGGCGGCAAGGTCATGATGGACCGCAACGCCCCGCCGGCGCTGACCGACACGCCGGAGCGCGCCCATGACGAGACGCTGGCGCTCGTCCAGCGCTGGCACGGGGCGGGGCGGCTGGAGGTGGCGCTGTCGCCGCGCTTCGCGCCGACCTCGAGCGAGGCGCAGCTGGAGGTGGCCGGCGCGCTCGCCGAGGCGCATCCCGACATGGCGATCCAGACGCATCTTTCCGAAAACCTCGGCGAGATCGCCTTCGTCAAGGAACTCTTCCCCTGGGCCGAGGACTACACCGCCATCTACGAGCGCTACGGGCTGGTGCGCCGCCGCGCCCTGTTCGGCCATTGCATCCACCTGTCGGAGCGCGAGCGCGCCGCGCTCGCCGACCATCAGGCGACGGCGGTGTTCTGCCCGACCTCGAACCTGTTCCTCGGCTCCGGCCTGTTCGACCGCGACGCGGCGCTCGCGGCCGGGCTGCGCATGGGGCTCGCCACCGATATCGGCGGCGGCACGTCCTATTCCATGCTGCAGACGGCGGGCGAGGGCTACAAGGTGCTGGCCCTGCGCGGCCAGCGCCTGCCGGGCCACGCCGCCTTCTACATGATGACCGCCGGCAATGCCGACGCGATCGGCTTCGGCCACCGCATCGGGCAGGTCGCGCCCGGCTTCGAGGCGGATCTGACGCTGCTCGACGCGCGCGCCACGCCGGCCCTGCGTCAGCGCGCCGAGCGGATCGAGACGCTGGAGGAGGAGCTGTTCGCGCTGGCGACGCTGGGCGACGACCGCTGCGTGGTCGCAACCTACGCGGCCGGGCGCCGGCTCCATGCGCGCGGCGTCAGCGAGCCGCCGCCGCTCGCTCATGGCGGGCTGGCCGGGCCGAGCAGCTAA
- a CDS encoding fumarylacetoacetate hydrolase family protein, which translates to MRLVRFGEPGAEKPGLIDEENRIRDLSGEIDDIAGAVLSRQGLERLRALDPKSLPKADPSHRLGAPVAGTRNFVAVGRNYAEHAAETGSETPSEPLLFNKAVSCIAGPRDGFAIPKGATQVDWEVEVAIVIGERCYQVSKEEALDYVAGFCLCNDVSERTWQKERGGQWLKGKSAPGFGPLGPWLVTRDELENPGALELWLDVNGQRKQTGTTADMIFDFATIVSYASEFFALEPGDIVTTGTPAGVGAGMKPPVFLKAGDIVTLGNAHLGEQRQVVSGQPE; encoded by the coding sequence ATGAGACTGGTGCGATTCGGAGAGCCGGGGGCCGAGAAGCCGGGGCTGATCGACGAGGAAAACCGCATTCGCGACCTGTCGGGCGAGATCGACGACATCGCCGGCGCGGTTCTTTCGCGCCAGGGTCTGGAGCGGCTGCGTGCGCTCGACCCCAAGAGCCTGCCCAAGGCCGACCCGAGCCACCGGCTGGGCGCGCCGGTCGCCGGCACACGCAACTTCGTCGCGGTCGGCCGGAACTATGCCGAGCACGCGGCCGAGACCGGCTCAGAGACGCCGAGCGAGCCCCTCCTGTTCAACAAGGCGGTCAGCTGCATCGCCGGCCCGCGCGATGGCTTCGCCATTCCCAAGGGTGCCACCCAGGTCGATTGGGAAGTCGAGGTCGCCATCGTCATCGGCGAGCGCTGCTATCAGGTTTCCAAAGAAGAGGCGCTGGATTACGTCGCCGGTTTCTGCCTGTGCAACGACGTGTCGGAGCGCACGTGGCAGAAGGAGCGCGGCGGGCAATGGCTGAAGGGCAAGAGCGCCCCCGGCTTCGGCCCGCTCGGCCCCTGGCTGGTGACGCGGGACGAGCTGGAGAACCCCGGCGCGCTGGAACTCTGGCTCGACGTCAACGGCCAGCGGAAGCAGACCGGCACCACGGCCGACATGATCTTCGACTTCGCCACGATCGTGTCCTACGCCTCGGAATTCTTCGCGCTGGAGCCGGGCGACATCGTCACCACAGGCACGCCGGCAGGCGTCGGCGCGGGTATGAAGCCGCCGGTCTTCCTGAAGGCGGGCGACATCGTGACGCTGGGCAACGCGCATCTGGGCGAACAACGGCAGGTCGTGTCCGGCCAGCCCGAATAA
- a CDS encoding alpha-1,4-glucan--maltose-1-phosphate maltosyltransferase, which translates to MALPEPVAVKPKKRAASQAAAQEQSLSWLKELAASRVVIEGVEPLIDGGRFAVKRVENEPLTVTADIFSDGHEIIAAALITHGGEMEGLETPFVFIGNDRWGATVRFRTPGPYRYSIIAWRDVFGTWASDTKKKRDAGVDIALELREGELLLEQAAGSGRGSREDGKALKDLRGRVEKLRKLKDEDALYALFMQGETIELLRRAGVRANLTRHPGEVPVWVDREAAGFSAWYELMPRSQSGDTARHGTFDDVIARLPDIKDMGFDVLYFPPIHPIGKINRKGKNNSVTAKPGEPGSPYAIGSDEGGHKDLHPQLGSFADFQRLVTRAADHGLELALDFAIQCSPDHPWIKQHKGWFDWRPDGSIKYAENPPKKYQDIVNVDFYGPDAIPSLWVELRDIVLFWLDKGVRIFRVDNPHTKPFPFWEWMIAEVRAVDPGVIFLAEAFTRPKLMKRLAKVGYNQSYSYFTWRNLKWELREYLTELTKEECAEYMRPNFFVNTPDINPLFLHTSGRPGFRIRAALAATLAGNYGVYSGFELCEYEPLVTGKEEYKDSEKYEVRAFDWKREGHIRDDFALLNRLRRSEPALRDFRNLEFYQFWNDNVLYFGKRTADLSSFILVMVTLDPHQPQGGHFEVPLWEFGLPDNGTVKVEDLVSDRQFVWAGKVQHWWFEPGELPYAIFRLSV; encoded by the coding sequence ATGGCTCTCCCCGAACCCGTCGCGGTCAAGCCCAAAAAGCGCGCGGCCTCGCAGGCCGCCGCCCAGGAGCAGTCGCTCTCCTGGCTGAAGGAACTGGCTGCCAGCCGCGTGGTGATCGAAGGCGTCGAACCGCTGATCGACGGCGGCAGATTCGCGGTGAAGCGGGTCGAGAACGAGCCGCTGACGGTGACGGCCGACATCTTCTCCGACGGCCACGAGATCATCGCCGCCGCGCTCATCACCCATGGCGGCGAGATGGAAGGGCTGGAAACGCCCTTCGTCTTCATCGGCAACGACCGCTGGGGCGCCACCGTGCGCTTCAGGACGCCCGGTCCCTATCGCTATTCCATCATCGCCTGGCGCGACGTGTTCGGCACCTGGGCGAGCGACACCAAGAAGAAGCGCGACGCCGGCGTCGACATCGCGCTGGAACTTCGCGAGGGCGAGCTCTTGCTGGAGCAGGCCGCCGGCTCCGGTCGCGGCTCGCGCGAGGACGGCAAGGCGCTGAAGGATCTGCGCGGCCGGGTCGAGAAGCTGCGCAAGCTTAAGGACGAGGACGCGCTCTACGCCCTGTTCATGCAGGGCGAGACGATCGAGCTTCTGCGCCGGGCCGGCGTGCGCGCCAACCTGACCCGCCACCCCGGCGAGGTGCCGGTCTGGGTGGACCGCGAGGCGGCGGGCTTCTCGGCTTGGTACGAGCTGATGCCGCGCTCCCAGTCCGGCGACACGGCGCGGCACGGCACGTTCGACGACGTCATCGCGCGCCTGCCCGACATCAAGGACATGGGCTTCGACGTCCTGTATTTCCCGCCCATCCACCCGATCGGCAAGATCAACCGCAAGGGCAAGAACAACAGCGTCACCGCCAAGCCGGGCGAGCCCGGCAGCCCCTATGCGATCGGCTCGGACGAGGGCGGCCATAAGGATCTGCATCCGCAGCTCGGCTCCTTTGCCGACTTCCAGCGCCTCGTCACCCGCGCGGCCGACCATGGGCTGGAACTCGCGCTCGACTTCGCCATCCAGTGCTCGCCCGACCATCCCTGGATCAAGCAGCACAAGGGCTGGTTCGACTGGCGGCCCGACGGCTCGATCAAATACGCGGAGAACCCGCCCAAGAAGTATCAGGACATCGTCAATGTCGACTTCTACGGGCCTGATGCGATCCCCTCTCTCTGGGTCGAGCTGCGCGACATCGTCCTGTTCTGGCTGGACAAGGGCGTGCGTATCTTCCGCGTCGACAATCCGCACACCAAGCCCTTCCCCTTCTGGGAGTGGATGATCGCGGAAGTGCGGGCGGTGGACCCCGGCGTGATCTTTCTGGCGGAGGCCTTCACCCGGCCCAAGCTCATGAAGCGCCTCGCCAAGGTCGGCTATAACCAGAGCTATTCCTACTTCACCTGGCGCAACCTTAAATGGGAGCTGCGCGAATATCTGACCGAGCTGACGAAGGAGGAATGCGCCGAATACATGCGGCCGAACTTCTTTGTGAACACGCCCGACATCAACCCGCTCTTTCTCCATACGAGCGGCCGGCCGGGCTTTCGCATCCGCGCCGCGCTGGCGGCGACGCTCGCCGGCAATTACGGCGTCTATTCCGGCTTCGAGCTGTGCGAATACGAGCCGCTCGTCACCGGCAAGGAAGAGTACAAGGACTCAGAGAAATACGAGGTCCGCGCCTTCGACTGGAAGCGCGAAGGGCATATCCGCGACGACTTCGCGCTGCTCAACCGGCTGCGCCGCTCCGAGCCGGCTCTGCGCGATTTTCGCAACCTGGAATTCTATCAGTTCTGGAACGACAACGTCCTCTATTTCGGCAAGCGGACGGCCGATCTCTCCTCGTTCATTCTCGTCATGGTGACGCTCGATCCGCACCAGCCGCAGGGCGGCCATTTCGAGGTGCCGCTCTGGGAATTCGGCCTTCCCGACAATGGCACGGTGAAGGTGGAGGACCTCGTGTCCGACCGTCAGTTCGTCTGGGCCGGCAAGGTTCAGCATTGGTGGTTCGAACCGGGGGAACTTCCCTACGCCATTTTCCGTCTTTCCGTCTGA
- a CDS encoding phosphotransferase — translation MTDTQSKPGAGAPDMLPAFGRVASLSDLVGAEGAALEAALRRFLQQQRWFAAKSERLDAVSFAPLGTVDGAGDALAGEAVVRTIDGEQRYFLPLALRPRGRGVGANLLAELEGERALVDATRDPDFCRAVVALIAAGGRTETGGGALRATASAARAEQLREAVAVDPSDIAPLSGEQSNTSVGIGRVAILKFYRLLRDGEQPELEVTSFLTENTGFTAAPALLGSLELSRADGSRAAVAALFERIGNAGDAWASVTGSLAAHLRAGEGGAAEFAFDPGRTIGRRTGEMHAALASETGDAAFDPEPLDRVSLARIVDEAKHEAAGAIALLRGVEGGADVAADIAALGAREGEIARWFESFEQLEPAGRRTRIHGDYHLGQLLVRGDDIVILDFEGEPGRPLPERRAKTSSLRDVAGMLRSYDYAAFAALDSLRSENPALAERARDAAERWRDETSASFLSAWESASGVDLADEGNARLLDLFLLQKAFYELRYEAAMRPAWLSIPLRGIVSLLQKRQVL, via the coding sequence ATGACCGACACGCAGTCCAAGCCCGGCGCGGGCGCGCCCGACATGCTTCCCGCCTTCGGGCGTGTCGCTTCCCTGTCTGATCTCGTGGGCGCGGAGGGCGCCGCGCTGGAAGCGGCGCTCCGGCGCTTTCTCCAGCAGCAGCGCTGGTTCGCCGCCAAGTCCGAGCGGCTGGACGCCGTCTCCTTCGCGCCGCTCGGCACGGTGGACGGCGCGGGCGATGCGCTGGCCGGCGAGGCGGTGGTGCGCACGATTGATGGCGAGCAGCGCTATTTCCTGCCGCTCGCGTTGCGCCCACGCGGGCGGGGTGTCGGGGCCAATCTCCTGGCCGAGCTGGAGGGCGAGCGGGCGCTGGTGGACGCCACGCGCGACCCCGACTTCTGCCGGGCCGTGGTGGCACTGATCGCGGCCGGCGGCCGGACAGAGACCGGAGGCGGCGCATTGCGCGCCACGGCCTCCGCCGCCCGGGCCGAGCAGCTGCGCGAGGCGGTGGCGGTGGACCCATCCGATATCGCCCCTTTGTCGGGCGAGCAGTCCAACACCTCGGTCGGCATCGGCCGCGTCGCGATCCTGAAATTCTACCGCCTGCTGCGCGACGGCGAGCAACCGGAACTCGAAGTCACGTCCTTTCTGACGGAGAACACCGGCTTCACGGCGGCGCCGGCGCTGCTCGGCTCGCTGGAACTGTCGCGCGCGGACGGCAGCCGCGCGGCGGTGGCCGCCCTGTTTGAGCGCATTGGCAACGCAGGCGACGCGTGGGCCTCCGTCACGGGCTCGCTGGCCGCGCATCTGCGGGCGGGCGAGGGCGGGGCGGCCGAGTTCGCCTTCGATCCCGGCCGCACGATCGGGCGACGCACGGGCGAGATGCACGCCGCGCTGGCGAGCGAGACGGGCGATGCCGCCTTCGACCCCGAGCCGCTTGACCGCGTGTCGCTCGCCCGCATCGTGGACGAGGCCAAGCACGAGGCGGCCGGCGCCATCGCGCTTCTGCGCGGTGTCGAGGGCGGGGCGGATGTCGCCGCCGACATCGCGGCGCTGGGCGCGCGCGAGGGCGAGATCGCCCGCTGGTTCGAGAGCTTCGAGCAGCTGGAGCCGGCAGGCCGCCGCACTCGCATCCATGGCGACTACCATCTCGGCCAGCTTCTGGTGCGCGGTGATGACATCGTCATTCTCGACTTCGAGGGCGAGCCGGGCCGGCCTTTGCCTGAGCGCCGCGCCAAGACCTCGTCGCTTCGCGACGTGGCCGGCATGCTGCGCTCCTACGACTATGCCGCCTTCGCGGCGCTCGACTCTCTGCGCAGCGAGAACCCGGCGCTGGCCGAGCGGGCGCGGGACGCCGCCGAGCGCTGGCGCGACGAGACCTCCGCGTCCTTCCTTTCGGCCTGGGAGAGCGCCAGCGGCGTCGATCTCGCGGACGAGGGGAACGCGCGGCTGCTGGATCTCTTTCTGCTGCAGAAAGCCTTCTACGAATTGCGCTACGAGGCGGCGATGCGTCCCGCCTGGCTGTCGATTCCGCTGCGTGGAATCGTGTCCCTTCTCCAGAAACGACAGGTCCTTTGA